The nucleotide sequence TGCAGCGGCAGGCCGTGCCGGGGACCGCGGCGTTCTATGCCCGGCTGGCGGGCCGCAACCCGAAGCCGGAGGCGGCCCCCGTCTTCTATCTCTCCGCCTCGCCGCGGCAGTTGCAGGGCGGGATCCAGACGTTCCTCGATCGCAACGGTTTCCCGCCCGGAGTGCTGATCACCAAGAAGGTCACGAACGACGAGACGAGCGATCCCTTGCTCGACCAGGTTCGGTACAAGACCGGCCGGATCGAGCAGTTGCTGGCGGCGCTGCCGCAGGTGCGTTTCGTGCTGGTCGGCGACGATGGGGAGAAGGACCCGGAGATCTACGACGAGATCCGCCGGCGGTATCCGGATCGTATAGAGGCGATCTGGATCCGGAAGGCGGCGGATGTTGTCCCGCGGCCGACGTATCCCGGGCAGCGGGATCTGGCGGAGGCGCTTGGAGGTGCTGGCCGGGAACGGGGTGGACACCGTAACCAGCACGCTTTTTGGCTCCCGCCGGTAGCGCCTGAGCCAAATCAAAGGACCGCTCGAAGCAGCCTGCTAGGGTCGAGGCCGATTCTGACCCGCAGGGCTTCCTGGCGTCCCGCGGCTCTGTGTTAGCATCCCCCTACTATTAGAAGCGGTGGGAGAGGGGGCTAGGCAGGCCTGACCCGAACGGCTCGGCAAGCTTCGCGCTTTGAGCGCGCCTCGTTTTCGTTGTGGCTCTCGATTGCGGGTCGCCCCAGCGCCTTTCGGGAGCTTCGGCGATAAGTTGCTTTCTGGTAGCGCCGTGCGATTGCCCGATTGTTACACGCACCGTAGCTGAATCGCAGTGAGCGCCAGTCAGTCGGGCAGGACAACAGTTGATGCGCATTGACGAGCTAAAAGCTAACACTGTTATCCACGGTTCAAGTCTTCCCGAGCCGGTGCAAGTAATCGTCGTCGTGCCTCTAGGCACGTCGGCGAAGGTGATCGGCAAGGGGCGAAACACCGGGATGGTGTACGAACCTGTCCTAAACGAAGAGCAACTCATCGGCATCCAAGTACTACCGGAAGAAACATTCGACGGTGACGGCGAGCGTTTCCGGCTCGGTGTCGAGGCAATGCGCCTTGCGCTTGCCTATGAGTACGACCCCTATTTTTCGCTGTCTATCGCGCGCGTCGATCCGCTGCCGCATCAGCTTGAGGCGGTATACGACTACTTCATGAGGTTGCCGCGTATCCGGTTTCTGCTGGCCGATGATCCGGGCGCTGGCAAGACGATCATGGCAGGGCTTCTGATCAAGGAGCTCAAGATTCGCGGCCTGGTCAAGCGGGTGCTGATCATCACACCGGCCAACCTCACGTTCCAGTGGCAACGCGAGTTGAAGGACAAGTTCCGCGAAAACTTCGAAGTCATTCGCAGCGACGTTCTGCGCGCCAACTACGGGATGAATCCATGGCAGGAGAAGGATCAGGTCGTCACCTCGGTGTCCTGGGTCTCTCGCATCGAAGATGCCAAGGATTCTTTGCTACGGAGCCGGTGGGATCTGGTCATTGTCGACGAGGCGCACAAGATGAGCGCCTACAGCAGCGAGAAGAAGACTCTTGCCTATCAGCTCGGCGAGGCCCTTTCGAACATGACGGATCACTACCTGCTGATGACGGCGACCCCACACAAGGGCGATCCCGAGAACTTCTGCCTGTTCCTCGAGCTGCTCGACCGTGATGTCTATGGCGACATCAGGAGTCTGGAGGAAGCGATGGCGCGGCACGAAGCGCCGTTCTATCTGCGCCGCGTCAAGGAGGCGCTGGTCACGTTCCCCGAGCCGGAAACCGGTCACGTTAAGGCGCTTTTCACCCGACGCATCGTCACTACCTCAGAATTTCAGATTTCGGACGAGGAACTGGATTTCTATGACCGCCTGACTCGCTACGTCGAAGATCAATCGATTAAAGCCGCAGCCGATGATTCGGCCCGTGGCCGGGCGCTCGCCTTCACCATGGCCATGCTTCAGCGCCGATTCGCCTCCAGCCTTTACGCTGTGCGGCGCAGCCTGGAACGCATGCGCGACAAGCGCGAGCGCATTCTCAAGGACCCGGAGGGCTACCGGCGGGAGCAGATGAACAAGCGGCTGCCCGAGGACTTCGAGGATCTGACCGACGAAGAACAGCAGGAGATCATCTCCCAGCTCGAGGACGTCGTCGCCAGCGTCGATCCGGCGGCACTGCGCGAAGAGATCGCCGAGCTGAACAAACTGATCAACCACGCCCGAGAGCTGGAAGCACGGGAGGTCGAGACCAAACTCACCGCTCTGAAGGATCTGCTAACCAAGCAGGGGGTCTTCGCCGACCCCAAGATGAAGCTCTTAGTTTTTACCGAACACAAGGATACCCTGGACTTCCTTGCTGGGAGCGGACGCGAAGGCCGACCACTCGGGAAGCTGCGCGAATGGGGTCTCACTCTCACGCAAATCCATGGCGGTATGAAAATCGGTGACCGGGACACACCTGGCACCCGTATTTTCGCCGAGCGCGAATTCCGGGAATCAGCTCAAGTATTGGTCGCCACAGAGGCCGCCGGCGAGGGCATAAACCTGCAGTTCTGTTGGTTGATGATCAACTACGACATCCCTTGGAACCCCGTACGCCTCGAACAGCGCATGGGCCGTATCCACCGCTACGGTCAGGAGAAGGACTGTCTGATCTTCAACTTCGTCTCGACCAACACCCGCGAGGGGCGCGTTCTGCACAAACTCTTCGAGCGTATCGAGGCGATCCAAGACGATCTAGACCCCAAGCGTACCGGCAAGATCTTCAACGTCCTCGGCGACGTGTTTCCTGCCAACCAACTCGAAAAGATGCTGCGCGACATGTATGCGCACAACCAGATGACCGAAGAACTCATCAAGCAGCGCATCGTCGAGCAGGTCGACCGGAGGCGCTTCGAAAACATCACGCAATCCACGCTCGAGGGTCTCGCCAAGAAGGAACTGAACCTTTCCGCCATCATCGGCAAGTCCGCCGAGGCCAAGGAACGGCGGCTCGTGCCGGAAGTCATCGAGGACTTCTTCCTCGAAGCCGGGCCGCTTACCGGCGTCTCACCAAAACCCGCAAAGACAGGCGCTCACATTTACAAAGTTGGCCGAGTCCCGCGCAACCTATGGCCGACCGGCGAGCGCCTGGAGTCCCGCTTCGGCAAGCTCGGGCGTGAGTACGGCAACATTGTCTTCGATAAGGAACTGCTCAAGCAGGATGCCACCCTGGAATGGGTGACGCCGGGCCATCCACTCTTCGAGGCGGTGCGCCAAGACGTCCTGGGACAGGTGCAGGAGCACCTCAAGCGCGGCGCCGTATTCTACGACCTCCATAGTCAGACCCCGTACCGCCTGGATGTCTTCAGCGCGTCCATTCGCGACGGCCGGGGCAATGTCTTAAGCCGTCGGCTGTTCGTGGTACAAGCCGGTATGGATGGGAAGACGACCATCAAGCAGCCGACAATCTTCCTCGATCTCACTGCTGCTGAGACCCCGCCAGAAGTCCCGCACGATGCAGCCCTGCCGGATCGAAACCAGGTCGAGGTCGTCTTGCTGGAACAGGCGCTGAACCCGCTGCTCGAGGAATCGCGCCGGGAGCGCGAACGCGAGGTGGCCACCATTTCCCGCCATGCCGAGCTCTCGCTGAATACCATTATCCACCGCGAAAACCTTCTGTTGGCGGACCTCATATCCCAAAAGGAAAGTGGCTCCACCGAACCCGGACTGGAAGGCCGCATCAAGATATCGGAAGACAAGCTCCTGGAGCTCGACCACCGCCTACAAAGCCGCCGCCGGGAGCTGGAGCAGGAACGGCAATGCTCGATTGGAGATATCCAGCACATTGGTCGAGCGTGGGTCCTGC is from Sulfurifustis variabilis and encodes:
- a CDS encoding protein NO VEIN domain-containing protein, which produces MRIDELKANTVIHGSSLPEPVQVIVVVPLGTSAKVIGKGRNTGMVYEPVLNEEQLIGIQVLPEETFDGDGERFRLGVEAMRLALAYEYDPYFSLSIARVDPLPHQLEAVYDYFMRLPRIRFLLADDPGAGKTIMAGLLIKELKIRGLVKRVLIITPANLTFQWQRELKDKFRENFEVIRSDVLRANYGMNPWQEKDQVVTSVSWVSRIEDAKDSLLRSRWDLVIVDEAHKMSAYSSEKKTLAYQLGEALSNMTDHYLLMTATPHKGDPENFCLFLELLDRDVYGDIRSLEEAMARHEAPFYLRRVKEALVTFPEPETGHVKALFTRRIVTTSEFQISDEELDFYDRLTRYVEDQSIKAAADDSARGRALAFTMAMLQRRFASSLYAVRRSLERMRDKRERILKDPEGYRREQMNKRLPEDFEDLTDEEQQEIISQLEDVVASVDPAALREEIAELNKLINHARELEAREVETKLTALKDLLTKQGVFADPKMKLLVFTEHKDTLDFLAGSGREGRPLGKLREWGLTLTQIHGGMKIGDRDTPGTRIFAEREFRESAQVLVATEAAGEGINLQFCWLMINYDIPWNPVRLEQRMGRIHRYGQEKDCLIFNFVSTNTREGRVLHKLFERIEAIQDDLDPKRTGKIFNVLGDVFPANQLEKMLRDMYAHNQMTEELIKQRIVEQVDRRRFENITQSTLEGLAKKELNLSAIIGKSAEAKERRLVPEVIEDFFLEAGPLTGVSPKPAKTGAHIYKVGRVPRNLWPTGERLESRFGKLGREYGNIVFDKELLKQDATLEWVTPGHPLFEAVRQDVLGQVQEHLKRGAVFYDLHSQTPYRLDVFSASIRDGRGNVLSRRLFVVQAGMDGKTTIKQPTIFLDLTAAETPPEVPHDAALPDRNQVEVVLLEQALNPLLEESRREREREVATISRHAELSLNTIIHRENLLLADLISQKESGSTEPGLEGRIKISEDKLLELDHRLQSRRRELEQERQCSIGDIQHIGRAWVLPHPDRAAPGIAPMVSDPEIERIAVDTVIAHEEAEGRVVESVEAENRGFDLISRRPHPEDPKTAIDVRFIEVKGRASAGEIALTTNEYKTAQRLGNDYWLYVVFHCATPNPSVNILRNPATLDWQPIVKVEHYRLNVDSVRHPVELREDRAPYQKGGE